One segment of Rhodopirellula baltica SH 1 DNA contains the following:
- a CDS encoding RtcB family protein produces the protein MLEITGPATATLPVGDGCSPITVIGTDPIRQSFGSQTFQQAINSRLAPGVSQVVLNPDAHVGYGAPVGCVMVSPTHVYPGPVGVDIKCSMSLLQTDLPESEITDWKMRRRVIQAIAKRVPTGAGRGQRHVPKSRSVDGPLGFQVATEGASKSVLKKLGIPKSWASRCEDASHTAPDGSVDTLAARLEWMGRERDKRDRLESKFRQLGSYGGGNHFGEAEIVSLSNKQYFRSLGEQWGLRDGCVAFLSHCGSRGFGHDWAMSQFRAMKTHFQSSGLAFPAGDPQLCYAEADSPEGQRYLCDMAMGANFATVNHLLINQLVLESFREVFPGIRGELIYFISHNIARQEPVDGRLQWVHRKGATRALPKGHEQLAGTEFESTGHPILLPGNPRDGSSIMVAQRGASVSAFSVNHGAGRQLSRTKAKKNLNQTVIDQNLLDHDVISNCRVYPRDEAPDAYQDFAEVLKSVTKAGLADEVARLKAKFVLKDGAPADD, from the coding sequence ATGTTGGAAATCACTGGCCCCGCGACGGCGACTTTGCCCGTCGGCGATGGATGCTCACCCATTACCGTGATCGGCACCGATCCGATCCGACAATCGTTTGGTAGCCAAACGTTTCAACAAGCGATCAACAGTCGTTTGGCACCTGGCGTATCGCAAGTCGTGCTGAATCCAGACGCGCACGTTGGGTATGGTGCACCGGTCGGTTGCGTGATGGTTTCGCCGACGCATGTTTATCCGGGCCCCGTTGGCGTCGATATCAAATGCAGCATGAGTTTGTTGCAAACCGATTTGCCGGAAAGCGAAATTACCGATTGGAAGATGCGTCGTCGCGTGATCCAAGCGATCGCGAAACGCGTGCCTACCGGTGCCGGACGCGGGCAACGACATGTGCCCAAAAGCCGAAGCGTGGACGGGCCTCTCGGATTTCAAGTTGCAACGGAGGGAGCTTCGAAATCCGTTCTGAAAAAACTAGGCATCCCCAAGTCTTGGGCGAGCCGCTGCGAAGACGCATCGCATACCGCTCCGGACGGTTCGGTGGATACGTTGGCGGCACGGTTGGAATGGATGGGACGCGAACGAGACAAACGTGACCGCCTGGAAAGCAAGTTTCGCCAACTGGGAAGCTACGGTGGCGGCAATCATTTTGGCGAAGCCGAAATCGTGTCGCTATCAAACAAACAGTACTTCCGTTCGCTTGGCGAACAATGGGGACTGCGTGATGGTTGCGTGGCGTTTTTGTCGCACTGTGGCTCGCGTGGATTTGGCCACGATTGGGCGATGAGTCAATTCCGTGCGATGAAAACTCACTTCCAGTCCAGTGGTTTGGCGTTCCCCGCTGGTGACCCACAACTTTGCTATGCCGAAGCGGACTCGCCCGAAGGTCAGCGTTATCTCTGCGACATGGCGATGGGAGCCAATTTCGCGACGGTCAATCACTTGCTGATCAATCAGTTGGTTCTCGAGTCATTCCGCGAAGTGTTTCCCGGTATCCGGGGTGAGTTGATCTACTTCATCAGCCACAACATTGCTCGCCAAGAACCCGTGGATGGACGCCTGCAATGGGTTCATCGAAAGGGTGCCACGCGAGCGTTACCCAAAGGACACGAACAACTGGCGGGCACCGAGTTCGAATCGACTGGCCACCCGATCCTGTTACCAGGCAATCCACGGGATGGATCAAGCATCATGGTCGCTCAACGGGGAGCGTCCGTTTCGGCTTTCAGCGTGAACCATGGTGCGGGACGACAACTCAGCCGAACCAAAGCCAAGAAGAATTTGAACCAAACAGTCATCGATCAAAACTTGCTTGATCACGACGTCATCAGCAACTGCCGCGTTTACCCGCGGGACGAGGCTCCGGATGCATACCAGGACTTCGCCGAAGTCCTGAAAAGCGTTACCAAAGCTGGGTTGGCCGATGAGGTGGCACGGTTGAAAGCCAAGTTCGTCTTGAAAGACGGTGCCCCCGCCGACGATTGA
- a CDS encoding Gfo/Idh/MocA family protein, giving the protein MTVRWGLIGTGDIAHKRVAGAIQDDPRSELVAVCRRSERELNLFADQNGVPHRFTDAEQLIALSEVDAVYIATPVGCHCSQTIAAANAGKHVMVEKPMAIDPEQCQQMIEACQNSGVTLGVAYYRRFYPAVERIKNLIDSGSLGRLLSIACVTGNPNRFPADDWRVVLAQGGGGPLMDIGSHRLDLFLHLFGEVQSVQASRIDSPDFEAEQVATLLMQFKGGVHGVLQCYFGTVNTPDRLEVIGTDGRVTIEDLNGDEVLLFTGEGVSRESHPPAENFHSPLIADFTLALQEKRPPMISGHQGKQTNDIIKLAYANAL; this is encoded by the coding sequence ATGACTGTTCGTTGGGGGCTGATTGGCACAGGCGACATCGCTCATAAACGAGTCGCTGGCGCGATCCAAGACGATCCGCGTTCGGAGTTGGTCGCAGTTTGCCGTCGCAGTGAACGGGAGTTGAACCTTTTCGCTGATCAGAACGGCGTTCCGCATCGATTCACCGATGCGGAACAGTTGATCGCGCTATCGGAAGTGGACGCGGTTTACATTGCCACTCCGGTTGGTTGCCACTGCTCGCAAACGATCGCGGCGGCCAACGCGGGAAAGCATGTCATGGTCGAGAAACCGATGGCGATCGATCCGGAGCAATGTCAACAAATGATTGAGGCATGTCAGAACTCCGGCGTGACTCTCGGAGTCGCATACTACCGGCGGTTTTATCCGGCCGTCGAACGCATCAAGAATCTGATCGACTCCGGTTCGCTGGGGCGTCTCTTGTCGATCGCTTGTGTGACAGGTAACCCGAATCGGTTTCCTGCCGATGATTGGCGAGTGGTGCTTGCTCAAGGAGGTGGCGGACCTTTGATGGACATCGGCAGTCACCGCTTGGATTTGTTTCTGCATTTGTTTGGCGAAGTCCAATCCGTTCAAGCAAGTCGGATCGATTCACCTGATTTCGAAGCGGAGCAGGTGGCGACATTGTTGATGCAGTTCAAGGGTGGCGTTCACGGCGTGTTGCAATGCTATTTCGGTACCGTCAATACTCCGGATCGGTTGGAAGTCATCGGCACTGATGGAAGGGTGACCATCGAAGATCTTAACGGTGACGAGGTGTTGTTGTTCACGGGTGAGGGGGTGTCGCGAGAATCTCATCCGCCGGCGGAGAATTTTCACTCGCCGTTGATCGCCGACTTCACACTGGCGTTGCAGGAAAAACGTCCGCCGATGATCAGTGGCCATCAAGGCAAGCAAACCAACGACATCATCAAACTGGCCTACGCAAACGCTCTTTGA
- a CDS encoding alkaline phosphatase, whose amino-acid sequence MISLRLQFAACLLVSFSAVPATGEETVGKLLEKAKSLVDIDDARAPGTTESGELVIDPMREMQSNAIKEQSAPWGHWGSNPKKYSTWTNHSNRLVPLYTFGYTLNDLREKGSLYGDPERLKEHFGRVDEKSFNPNANYHDQIDVYDLQMAAVKAGKRHVILMVYDGMDWPTTRAAALYHNQSNRYDSGRGTGLLFQDYRGTKTDFTFLVTTPFSSGAKLDVNSQTVTAPSKESTGGYSPDHGGRAPWHEQSRRDYVIGQDRLVPHTVADSAATATSLMSGVKTYNGSINVMPDGSHAIPIARTLQKDGFKVGTVTSVPVSHATPAASYANNVVRQDYQDITRDLVGLPSSSHRQDPLPGLDLLIGGGWGEGTGADKSQGENFMEGNKYFHESDRDALKEKYEAGEPNSYLVVERTKERPGAEVLKEATKKAIQENARLVGFFGTKGGHMPFQTADGNFNPTFDVKGTERYTHADVIENPTISDMTQSALEFLSAPQKGSDQRSDFWLLVEAGDVDWANHANNLDSSIGAVFSGDKAFATIVNWVDENAAWDDTAVFVTSDHGHFLVIENVDAIGKAAQKAAAANR is encoded by the coding sequence ATGATCTCGTTGCGATTGCAGTTCGCTGCTTGTTTGCTCGTTTCTTTTTCCGCTGTGCCCGCTACCGGTGAGGAAACCGTTGGGAAGCTTCTCGAGAAAGCCAAGAGTTTGGTCGACATCGACGATGCGAGAGCACCAGGTACGACCGAGTCCGGTGAACTGGTGATTGATCCGATGCGTGAGATGCAATCCAACGCGATCAAAGAACAATCCGCCCCGTGGGGGCATTGGGGCAGCAACCCAAAGAAGTACAGCACATGGACCAATCACAGCAATCGACTGGTACCGCTGTACACGTTTGGCTACACGCTGAACGACTTGCGTGAAAAAGGCAGCCTGTATGGCGATCCGGAACGACTGAAGGAACACTTCGGACGCGTGGATGAAAAGTCATTCAATCCAAACGCGAATTATCACGATCAAATTGACGTTTATGACTTGCAGATGGCTGCGGTGAAGGCGGGCAAGCGACACGTCATCTTGATGGTTTATGACGGGATGGATTGGCCGACCACTCGTGCGGCGGCGCTGTATCACAACCAAAGCAATCGCTATGACAGTGGTCGTGGAACGGGGCTGCTTTTCCAAGACTATCGGGGAACCAAAACGGACTTCACATTCTTGGTCACGACACCGTTTTCGTCCGGCGCAAAACTTGACGTGAACTCTCAAACTGTCACAGCACCCAGCAAAGAGTCCACGGGCGGATACTCACCTGATCATGGTGGACGAGCACCTTGGCATGAACAGTCACGCCGTGATTATGTGATCGGGCAAGACCGATTGGTCCCGCACACGGTTGCTGATTCCGCTGCGACGGCAACCAGCCTGATGTCGGGAGTCAAGACTTACAACGGTTCGATCAATGTGATGCCCGATGGATCGCATGCGATTCCCATCGCGCGGACCTTGCAAAAGGATGGTTTCAAAGTTGGAACCGTGACCAGTGTCCCTGTCAGCCACGCAACACCCGCGGCGTCCTATGCAAACAATGTCGTGCGTCAGGACTACCAAGACATCACTCGCGATTTGGTTGGGTTGCCGTCGTCTTCACACCGCCAAGATCCACTGCCCGGATTGGACCTTTTGATCGGAGGCGGTTGGGGAGAAGGCACCGGTGCGGACAAATCACAAGGCGAGAACTTCATGGAAGGCAACAAGTATTTCCATGAATCGGATCGCGACGCTCTGAAGGAAAAGTACGAAGCAGGCGAGCCGAACTCATACCTCGTCGTGGAACGAACCAAAGAACGACCCGGTGCGGAAGTGTTGAAGGAGGCAACTAAAAAAGCCATTCAAGAAAACGCACGGTTGGTAGGTTTCTTCGGTACCAAGGGCGGCCACATGCCTTTTCAAACCGCCGATGGAAACTTCAACCCGACCTTTGATGTCAAAGGCACGGAACGCTACACCCACGCCGATGTCATTGAGAATCCAACGATCTCCGACATGACTCAGTCCGCTTTGGAATTTTTGTCTGCACCGCAGAAGGGTTCCGACCAACGATCTGATTTTTGGTTGCTAGTAGAAGCTGGCGATGTTGATTGGGCCAACCATGCCAACAATTTGGACAGCAGCATTGGTGCTGTCTTCAGTGGCGACAAAGCGTTTGCGACCATCGTCAATTGGGTCGACGAGAATGCGGCATGGGATGATACCGCCGTCTTCGTCACCAGTGACCATGGTCACTTCTTAGTGATCGAAAACGTTGACGCGATCGGGAAGGCTGCTCAAAAAGCCGCCGCCGCGAATCGCTGA
- a CDS encoding response regulator translates to MLGDSRTKPMEILLVEDGLVDARVTIHALRRSGLHHRLTLVRSVHEAILFMKRTGIFARAPRLDLLLLDMILPDGTGIDVLEEMSELQPDSSRVTTVVLTACEDASYRTRCDELGVYDYIQKPVSEDEFLRVVRDHKKLMIHLQQAAVSAAAGNHSPSPSGSLRA, encoded by the coding sequence ATGCTAGGTGATTCACGCACCAAACCAATGGAAATTCTGTTGGTGGAAGATGGCTTGGTCGACGCGAGAGTGACAATTCATGCTCTTCGACGCAGCGGCTTGCATCACCGACTGACGCTGGTTCGCAGCGTTCACGAAGCAATTCTCTTTATGAAACGGACAGGCATCTTTGCGCGAGCCCCGCGTTTGGACCTTTTGCTGCTGGACATGATTCTGCCTGATGGCACCGGAATCGATGTCCTAGAAGAAATGAGCGAACTGCAACCCGATTCGTCTCGCGTCACGACCGTGGTCCTAACCGCCTGCGAAGATGCATCCTATCGAACGCGTTGTGATGAGTTGGGAGTGTACGACTACATTCAAAAACCAGTCAGCGAAGATGAGTTTTTGCGAGTCGTTCGTGATCACAAGAAATTGATGATTCACTTGCAGCAGGCTGCCGTGTCCGCCGCGGCAGGCAATCACAGCCCTTCGCCATCTGGATCGCTGCGAGCCTAA
- a CDS encoding trypsin-like peptidase domain-containing protein, producing MQTTHQLAGVLDRSRQIRWFARHLMIQFMTVCFAVSALASSASANDAVLLEFSSSQCGPCLAMKPIVSELIARGVPVRQVNVDNEAHLTRRFGIRSTPTYVVLREGKEVTRLLGVQTVSELTAALNQSAAGPLIPTRSASSEQAWNEPQTRLAPLTSGQNAVDRSPRRAIRKERADRDSGFAGGWQSMNNQAAGSSGQLVSSQDAAMEPMPSMSLADAIENAKAATVRLRVFDGRGYGAGTGTIIDTNGDEALVLTCGHLFRDGEGKDRIEVDLFVAGEVRTVSGQVVDYDAGDRDIGLVAIRPGFAVTPVKVIQEGEKVKVGQTAFSFGCDRGDDPSRRDTRITGVDKYNQNLGMSNLEIDGAPIDGRSGGGLFDDRGVLIGVCNAADYKSDLGIYTGPGSVHWQLERIQLGRLYQGTPVAPVANQLSTTQPASNGFASGPALNAPDQNGANAALAGPATPSAGTATEMIVILRNPDGQQREQVMTLNSPDADLVRQIRQAALSR from the coding sequence GTGCAAACGACTCATCAACTGGCTGGCGTTCTCGACCGATCACGGCAAATTCGTTGGTTTGCCCGGCACCTCATGATTCAGTTCATGACGGTCTGCTTTGCCGTCTCCGCTCTCGCGTCCTCCGCTTCGGCGAACGATGCCGTGTTGCTGGAGTTCTCATCGTCTCAGTGCGGACCATGTTTGGCGATGAAGCCGATCGTGTCAGAGTTGATTGCTCGAGGCGTTCCTGTTCGCCAAGTCAACGTCGACAACGAAGCACACCTGACTCGCCGCTTTGGAATTCGCAGTACCCCGACCTATGTGGTGCTTCGCGAAGGCAAAGAAGTCACGCGATTGTTGGGAGTTCAAACGGTCAGCGAACTCACCGCCGCGTTGAACCAATCTGCCGCCGGTCCCCTGATCCCCACACGAAGTGCGTCGTCCGAGCAAGCGTGGAACGAACCACAAACCCGGTTGGCCCCTCTGACCTCCGGACAAAACGCAGTCGACCGCAGCCCACGTCGTGCCATTCGAAAAGAGCGTGCCGACCGAGATTCTGGCTTTGCCGGTGGTTGGCAATCGATGAATAACCAAGCGGCCGGATCATCCGGGCAATTGGTGAGTTCGCAAGACGCGGCGATGGAGCCGATGCCCAGCATGTCGCTGGCCGATGCAATTGAAAACGCGAAAGCAGCGACGGTGCGTTTGCGAGTGTTTGACGGTCGTGGATATGGGGCTGGTACAGGAACAATCATTGATACCAACGGTGACGAAGCCCTGGTGCTGACATGCGGTCACTTGTTCCGCGATGGCGAAGGCAAAGATCGAATCGAAGTGGACTTGTTCGTCGCTGGCGAAGTCCGAACCGTTTCGGGACAAGTCGTCGACTATGACGCGGGCGATCGAGACATCGGATTGGTTGCGATACGACCTGGTTTCGCAGTCACTCCCGTGAAGGTGATTCAAGAAGGCGAAAAGGTCAAAGTGGGTCAAACTGCGTTTAGCTTTGGATGTGACCGCGGCGACGATCCGAGTCGCCGGGACACCCGCATCACCGGTGTCGACAAATACAATCAAAACCTCGGTATGTCCAACTTGGAAATCGATGGTGCTCCGATCGATGGCCGCAGCGGCGGTGGTTTGTTCGACGACCGCGGTGTCTTGATCGGCGTCTGCAACGCAGCGGATTACAAGTCCGACTTGGGAATCTACACCGGGCCTGGATCTGTCCATTGGCAATTGGAACGCATTCAACTGGGGCGTTTGTATCAAGGAACCCCCGTCGCTCCTGTCGCCAACCAGTTGTCCACAACTCAGCCCGCATCGAACGGATTTGCCAGCGGACCAGCACTCAACGCTCCCGACCAGAACGGAGCCAATGCTGCATTGGCTGGTCCAGCCACGCCGTCGGCTGGAACCGCGACTGAAATGATCGTGATCTTGCGAAATCCTGACGGGCAACAGCGGGAACAAGTGATGACGTTGAACAGTCCCGATGCGGATCTGGTGAGGCAAATTCGCCAAGCCGCGTTGAGCCGGTAG
- a CDS encoding tetratricopeptide repeat protein: MNAVFDSRPWAVRVGISVFAAFCWINASATFAAKPGQPVVARVEMQFAKEDKVVDVIAKGDLLTVVEDRGEDYVIVTHDGTRGAVDKVNAVELAESTGIYTDLIEEFPEEGRYHTLRASAWWALGEQEKAMADFNEAIEKGYEEAHAYSSRGLFYAARGEHDAAIKDYERALKLDPEDITPIINRAAVRMAQREFEAAIGDYTEALEVREGNAGLLRQRALAYKSAGEMEKAIQDYDAIVDDNPEDVAAIMGRGYIRFQQHEYAAAAADFSAALELNEKDPVAWNNRGYNRYQLGKAKEALSDYEKAIELAPEYGLAHQNRAWLLATTDDESLRDSDAAVEAAKKACELNGYGNVSDLSALAAALAAHGEFKEAVGWQEKVVESAPEDAKEFAGKILDRYRAGKPYIADPAAAEKAERAAAEIEAKKKAEKENAAAKKAAAKQLAEEAEKDAKATGLEKAE; this comes from the coding sequence ATGAACGCCGTGTTTGATTCTCGCCCTTGGGCCGTCCGAGTTGGAATTTCTGTCTTTGCCGCGTTTTGCTGGATCAACGCCTCGGCAACATTCGCGGCAAAGCCTGGACAACCCGTGGTCGCTCGCGTCGAAATGCAATTCGCGAAGGAAGACAAAGTCGTTGACGTCATCGCGAAAGGTGATTTGTTGACGGTGGTCGAAGATCGCGGAGAAGACTACGTGATCGTGACGCACGATGGGACTCGCGGTGCCGTCGACAAGGTGAACGCGGTCGAATTGGCGGAATCGACCGGCATCTACACCGATCTGATCGAGGAGTTCCCTGAAGAAGGCCGCTACCACACGCTTCGAGCGTCAGCCTGGTGGGCTTTGGGAGAGCAGGAAAAGGCGATGGCGGACTTCAACGAAGCCATTGAAAAGGGCTACGAAGAAGCCCACGCGTACAGCAGCCGAGGACTTTTCTATGCCGCTCGCGGCGAACACGACGCCGCAATCAAAGACTACGAGCGAGCGTTGAAGCTCGATCCCGAAGATATCACTCCGATCATCAACCGGGCAGCCGTTCGAATGGCTCAGCGTGAATTCGAAGCGGCAATCGGCGACTACACCGAGGCATTGGAAGTTCGCGAAGGCAACGCGGGGCTGCTTCGCCAGCGGGCTTTAGCGTACAAGTCCGCAGGTGAAATGGAAAAAGCGATTCAGGACTACGATGCGATCGTGGACGACAATCCCGAGGACGTCGCCGCGATCATGGGCCGCGGTTACATCCGTTTTCAGCAACACGAGTACGCGGCCGCTGCTGCCGATTTCTCCGCGGCTTTGGAGCTGAACGAGAAAGACCCGGTGGCTTGGAACAACCGGGGCTACAACCGTTATCAGCTCGGCAAAGCCAAGGAAGCATTGTCGGACTACGAAAAAGCCATAGAACTGGCGCCCGAATACGGTTTGGCCCACCAAAATCGAGCTTGGTTGTTAGCGACCACCGACGATGAATCGCTGCGGGATTCGGATGCCGCTGTGGAAGCCGCCAAGAAGGCGTGCGAACTGAATGGCTACGGAAACGTCAGTGACCTTTCAGCTCTCGCGGCTGCACTGGCCGCGCATGGTGAATTCAAGGAAGCGGTTGGCTGGCAAGAGAAAGTGGTCGAGTCGGCTCCCGAGGATGCGAAGGAATTTGCTGGCAAAATCCTGGATCGTTACCGCGCCGGGAAGCCCTATATCGCTGATCCCGCCGCGGCAGAGAAGGCTGAGCGTGCGGCGGCCGAGATCGAGGCCAAGAAGAAGGCGGAGAAAGAAAACGCAGCCGCAAAGAAGGCTGCGGCCAAACAATTGGCAGAGGAAGCCGAAAAGGACGCCAAGGCAACCGGCCTGGAAAAGGCAGAGTAG
- a CDS encoding heterocycloanthracin/sonorensin family bacteriocin, producing MAQCVPCGGCSDPCGVSAPVVSSGCGGAIGCGQGYVVPSQTYSTGVVYSSGPSVMGGSVVTSSVPARETICEPVVGYRVVMKPTYVTESRMVNVTESQPETRFRTKTVYKTVPVTEEKYRTKVVNVPKTDTKTITYSVLVPVKEEKQVEVTESVPQWSEIPEEYTVRVPTLVDVPETYTVKVPKLVDETFTYTVNVPQAVTTQKTRTVVNAVPVTKSRTIEVAVPKTTMQTVTKDYGHWEEQVVEVASAPVASTVAYVGGCGSTSSVGSACGGSCGRRACGCRSCGGCVSKCGGCGTGYGQTYAGCGGGVSYSAPASTACGSTTSTITKRVWVPNVVTEEVPVTTSTTESQVVNYTVYEQQATQVPYECTTIVYQPETRTGSKQVVQYVDETRTRTRKEVQYNEETRTRIRKQLTYTSVTKTETIPYVTYKTEERTKEVSFTYNVPEYTVEPYTTTRYDQVAEQVVEEYTVSVPVTVTKEKKVQVCKMVPTLVEESFTPCAEPAAMGGYQSGPAINVGPSVIMGGSGASGCSTPIHYQSAPSIGSGCGSCGATVSASPCTGC from the coding sequence ATGGCACAATGCGTTCCGTGCGGCGGATGCTCCGATCCGTGCGGCGTTTCAGCACCCGTCGTCAGCAGCGGTTGCGGCGGCGCAATTGGTTGCGGCCAAGGCTACGTCGTCCCCAGCCAGACCTATTCGACGGGCGTGGTTTACAGCAGCGGCCCATCGGTGATGGGCGGTTCGGTTGTCACCTCGTCGGTTCCTGCTCGCGAAACCATTTGCGAACCTGTCGTCGGTTATCGCGTCGTCATGAAGCCGACCTATGTGACCGAATCCCGCATGGTCAACGTGACCGAAAGCCAACCGGAAACTCGCTTCCGCACCAAGACGGTCTACAAGACGGTTCCAGTGACCGAAGAAAAGTACCGCACCAAAGTGGTCAACGTGCCGAAGACGGACACGAAGACGATCACCTACTCGGTTTTGGTTCCCGTGAAGGAAGAGAAGCAAGTCGAAGTCACCGAGTCGGTGCCTCAGTGGTCCGAAATTCCGGAAGAGTACACCGTTCGTGTCCCAACCCTGGTCGACGTTCCTGAAACGTACACCGTCAAGGTGCCAAAGTTGGTCGACGAGACTTTCACTTACACCGTCAACGTGCCACAAGCCGTGACGACTCAAAAGACTCGAACAGTCGTCAACGCTGTTCCAGTCACCAAGAGTCGCACGATCGAAGTCGCTGTGCCAAAGACGACCATGCAAACAGTCACCAAAGATTACGGTCACTGGGAAGAACAAGTCGTTGAAGTCGCCTCGGCTCCTGTTGCCAGCACAGTCGCTTATGTCGGCGGATGCGGATCAACTTCGTCGGTCGGCTCTGCTTGTGGTGGATCTTGCGGACGTCGTGCTTGCGGATGCCGCTCATGTGGCGGTTGCGTTTCCAAATGTGGCGGATGCGGCACCGGGTACGGACAAACCTACGCCGGTTGCGGTGGCGGAGTCTCGTACTCAGCCCCTGCATCGACCGCTTGCGGATCGACAACCAGCACCATCACCAAACGCGTTTGGGTCCCCAACGTTGTGACCGAAGAAGTGCCTGTGACAACCAGCACGACCGAGTCGCAAGTGGTTAATTACACCGTGTACGAACAACAAGCGACCCAGGTCCCTTACGAGTGCACGACCATCGTTTACCAACCTGAAACCCGCACCGGATCAAAGCAGGTTGTCCAGTACGTGGACGAAACTCGCACACGTACTCGCAAGGAAGTCCAGTACAACGAGGAAACTCGGACTCGCATTCGCAAACAACTGACCTACACCTCGGTCACCAAAACGGAAACGATTCCCTACGTCACCTACAAGACAGAAGAACGTACAAAGGAAGTTAGCTTCACTTACAACGTTCCTGAATACACCGTCGAACCTTACACAACCACTCGTTACGACCAAGTCGCCGAGCAAGTGGTTGAGGAGTACACCGTCAGTGTTCCTGTCACCGTGACAAAGGAAAAGAAAGTCCAAGTCTGCAAGATGGTCCCGACCTTGGTGGAAGAATCCTTCACGCCTTGTGCTGAACCAGCTGCTATGGGCGGGTATCAATCCGGACCAGCCATCAACGTGGGACCATCGGTCATCATGGGCGGTAGCGGAGCAAGCGGATGCAGCACCCCAATCCATTACCAATCGGCTCCGTCGATCGGCAGTGGCTGCGGAAGCTGTGGCGCAACGGTCAGTGCATCGCCTTGCACCGGTTGCTAA
- a CDS encoding PTS sugar transporter subunit IIA, translated as MEDLDIPQLAEYLHITPDQVRKMVSRGNLPGRRVGGDWKFNEAEIHHWLEERIGLSDQGELDQVRAVLHRRSEAPPHTLAEICPVELVSNPFVARTRGSVIRNMCELASRTGMLWDAPAMAEAVATREKLHPTALDCGVALLHPRRPQTSILAESVLAMGICPTPVAFSDTGQLTDIFFLICSYDDSSHLRILAKLSRIVSDEAFLEGVRASDTPADAWAILNEAEMSLDENHAF; from the coding sequence ATGGAAGACTTAGATATCCCGCAGTTGGCTGAATACCTGCACATCACTCCCGACCAAGTTCGAAAAATGGTTTCGCGAGGAAACTTGCCGGGCCGGCGAGTCGGAGGTGACTGGAAATTCAACGAGGCCGAGATCCATCACTGGCTCGAAGAACGAATCGGGTTGAGCGATCAAGGTGAACTCGATCAAGTTCGAGCAGTATTGCATCGTCGATCAGAGGCCCCGCCGCATACTTTGGCAGAGATCTGTCCTGTGGAGTTGGTTTCCAACCCGTTTGTTGCCAGGACTCGTGGCAGCGTGATTCGCAATATGTGCGAACTAGCCAGTCGAACGGGCATGCTTTGGGACGCACCCGCGATGGCGGAAGCGGTAGCGACTCGCGAAAAATTGCATCCAACGGCTTTGGACTGCGGTGTCGCATTGCTTCACCCGCGTCGTCCGCAAACGTCCATTTTGGCGGAATCAGTGTTGGCGATGGGAATTTGCCCAACGCCGGTTGCTTTCTCTGATACCGGGCAATTGACCGACATTTTCTTTTTGATCTGCTCTTATGACGACAGTTCGCACTTGCGTATTTTGGCGAAACTGAGCCGGATCGTCTCCGATGAAGCCTTCCTGGAAGGTGTGCGTGCAAGTGACACGCCGGCAGACGCTTGGGCGATCTTGAACGAAGCCGAGATGTCGCTGGATGAGAATCACGCTTTCTAA
- the rpsO gene encoding 30S ribosomal protein S15: MTISKERKEEVISEHGAAAGDTGSPEVQIAILTERINGLTEHMRTHRKDYASRRGLLGLVSRRRRLLDYVRGQDPQRYLDIIGKLGIRK; encoded by the coding sequence ATGACGATTTCGAAAGAACGGAAAGAAGAAGTAATCAGCGAGCACGGCGCCGCAGCTGGAGACACTGGTTCTCCTGAAGTGCAGATCGCAATTTTGACGGAACGAATCAACGGATTGACCGAACACATGCGAACCCACCGCAAGGATTATGCCTCGCGTCGCGGTTTGCTGGGTTTGGTGAGTCGCCGTCGCCGTCTGCTGGATTACGTTCGTGGGCAAGACCCACAACGTTACTTGGATATCATTGGAAAACTTGGTATCCGCAAATAG